A genomic region of Marinihelvus fidelis contains the following coding sequences:
- a CDS encoding tetratricopeptide repeat-containing sulfotransferase family protein — MPVEPVTPAIDFERDLADAERAAVARPDDPGAALRLAECRLYCGQVAQALEGVRALESLTWSQPEWLLRVAEFHVHGGQHEAAWRCHERVLALCPDDPDAHYAAASSCVALGRMDQADQLYQRVIALRPDDYDAWQNRSTLRRQTPEANHVEQMRYVLGHLDADDDGQVPVNYALGKELEDLGEYDAAFGHYQAGAEARRRRLSYDVATDESVMHRITTTFDADWVKQASEGSDVPGPVFVMGLPRTGTTLVERMLSAHPDVASLGETNTLLYALVHAAGPHDNREQLFSRIPGIDLPALGERYRTATRGYGHDAPLLVDKAPLNILYLGLILKAMPGARVIHLRRHPLDACFAMYKTLFRMGYPFSYRFQDVGRYYLAYHRLMAHWRAVLPGRFLDVDYEALVTDTEPQLRRLLDGAGLDWDPGCMDFHRQATPTATASAAQVRRPVYSDSVGRWRRYERQLAPLAAKLRQEGVDC, encoded by the coding sequence ATGCCCGTAGAACCCGTCACCCCGGCCATCGATTTCGAGCGCGACCTTGCCGACGCCGAACGCGCGGCCGTGGCGCGGCCGGATGACCCCGGCGCGGCCTTGCGGCTGGCCGAGTGCCGGCTGTATTGCGGCCAGGTGGCACAAGCGCTGGAAGGCGTGCGGGCGCTGGAATCGCTGACCTGGTCGCAGCCGGAATGGCTGTTGCGGGTGGCCGAGTTCCACGTCCACGGCGGCCAGCACGAGGCTGCCTGGCGCTGCCACGAGCGCGTGCTGGCACTGTGCCCCGACGACCCGGACGCCCACTACGCGGCGGCGTCCAGCTGCGTGGCGCTGGGCCGCATGGACCAGGCCGACCAGTTGTACCAGCGCGTAATCGCGCTGCGCCCGGATGACTACGATGCCTGGCAGAACCGCTCGACGCTGCGGCGACAGACGCCGGAAGCCAACCATGTTGAGCAAATGCGCTACGTGCTGGGGCACCTGGACGCCGACGACGACGGCCAGGTGCCAGTGAACTACGCTCTGGGCAAGGAGCTGGAAGACCTGGGCGAGTACGACGCCGCCTTCGGCCACTACCAGGCCGGCGCCGAGGCGCGCCGCCGACGCCTGTCCTACGACGTGGCCACCGATGAATCGGTCATGCACCGGATCACCACGACCTTCGACGCCGACTGGGTCAAACAGGCCAGCGAGGGCAGCGACGTCCCGGGCCCCGTGTTCGTCATGGGCCTGCCGCGCACCGGCACCACGCTGGTCGAGCGCATGCTGTCGGCGCACCCGGACGTGGCCAGCCTGGGCGAGACCAACACCCTGCTCTACGCCCTGGTCCACGCGGCGGGACCACACGACAACCGCGAGCAGCTGTTCTCGCGCATCCCCGGCATCGACCTGCCCGCGCTGGGCGAGCGCTACCGCACGGCCACGCGCGGCTACGGCCACGACGCGCCGCTGCTGGTCGACAAGGCCCCGCTGAATATCCTCTACCTGGGGCTGATCCTGAAGGCCATGCCCGGCGCCAGGGTGATCCACCTGCGGCGGCACCCGCTGGATGCCTGCTTCGCCATGTACAAAACGCTGTTCCGCATGGGCTATCCCTTCAGCTACCGCTTCCAGGATGTCGGCCGCTATTACCTGGCCTATCACCGGCTGATGGCGCACTGGCGCGCCGTGTTGCCCGGACGGTTCCTGGACGTCGATTACGAGGCCCTGGTCACCGATACCGAGCCGCAGCTGCGCCGCCTGCTGGACGGCGCCGGCCTCGACTGGGACCCGGGCTGCATGGACTTCCACCGCCAGGCCACACCCACCGCCACCGCCAGCGCGGCCCAGGTCCGTCGCCCGGTGTACTCCGATTCCGTGGGTCGCTGGCGCCGTTACGAGCGCCAGCTCGCACCGCTGGCGGCCAAGCTGCGCCAGGAAGGCGTCGACTGTTGA
- a CDS encoding serine hydrolase, whose protein sequence is MTGRLLSRPPSGVLLAVGLILATGCAIAAQDLDAGTLPLQGQLEINGGSFTDFRPSVDTFDLASDAGLRVTEFPAIDIDWVTDGERLVPTIRTPVGTGHPLWMFIAEPGRLGPEADDGSRPVAFPFALRHANHGCVHYGIIEGALPGRHAEPAALDLHWRINAETCAYLKFDANGTLKASWTAGPVDAADDVLARDQALRQRAMPTRPLGALTERFPAFDAGAFAPPADADVTAYGLVVDGVHYLGDCLAHDGEKLACEHLPLPSYSTAKSLFAGLVYLRMLKLWPELATTAVTDLVPECRLADRRWRDVRLEHLMNMSTGLFTDPAHQADEASATMVTFFDAISNAERIEVACTAWPRAEAPGVTPVYHTSDHYLLGVALQRFLRQQRGDGADIHRDILLGEILAGVDAGPLTGFTERTKDTDAQPLTGYGLAFHVDDVARIGAALPDLARNGTLFPEDTYNELFFRNIEPSFVWPHGGGERYRHGWWAYDFGPALGCSTPSWVPFMAGYGGITWAFLPNQMVYYHFTDNGFTPWKQAVLQAHKARKLCD, encoded by the coding sequence TTGACCGGTCGACTGTTAAGCCGGCCGCCATCCGGGGTGCTGCTCGCCGTTGGACTGATCCTGGCCACAGGCTGTGCCATCGCCGCCCAGGACCTGGATGCCGGCACCTTGCCCTTGCAGGGCCAGCTGGAGATCAACGGCGGGTCCTTCACCGATTTCAGGCCCAGCGTCGACACCTTCGACCTGGCAAGCGACGCCGGGCTGCGAGTCACCGAGTTCCCTGCCATCGACATCGACTGGGTCACCGACGGCGAACGGTTGGTTCCGACGATTCGCACGCCGGTCGGTACCGGCCACCCGTTGTGGATGTTTATCGCTGAGCCCGGGCGACTGGGCCCGGAAGCCGACGACGGTTCGCGGCCCGTGGCGTTCCCGTTCGCGCTCCGGCATGCCAATCACGGCTGCGTTCATTACGGCATCATCGAGGGCGCGTTACCTGGCCGCCACGCGGAACCGGCAGCGTTGGACCTGCATTGGCGGATCAACGCCGAGACCTGCGCCTACCTGAAGTTCGATGCCAACGGCACGTTAAAGGCCAGCTGGACGGCCGGGCCGGTCGACGCTGCCGACGACGTGCTCGCGCGCGATCAGGCCTTGCGGCAGCGGGCCATGCCAACCCGCCCCTTGGGCGCGCTCACCGAGCGCTTTCCGGCCTTCGACGCCGGCGCATTCGCGCCGCCCGCCGATGCCGATGTGACCGCCTATGGCCTGGTCGTGGACGGCGTTCACTACCTGGGCGACTGCCTGGCCCATGACGGCGAGAAACTGGCCTGCGAGCACCTGCCGCTACCGTCCTACTCCACCGCCAAGAGCCTGTTCGCCGGGCTGGTCTACCTGCGCATGCTGAAACTGTGGCCCGAATTGGCGACCACCGCGGTCACCGACCTGGTACCGGAGTGCCGGCTGGCCGACAGGCGCTGGCGCGATGTGCGGCTCGAGCACCTGATGAACATGAGTACCGGCCTGTTCACTGACCCGGCCCACCAGGCCGACGAGGCATCGGCGACCATGGTGACCTTCTTTGACGCCATCAGTAACGCCGAGCGCATCGAGGTGGCCTGCACGGCCTGGCCACGGGCCGAGGCACCGGGCGTCACGCCGGTTTACCACACCTCGGACCATTACCTGCTGGGCGTGGCCCTGCAGCGCTTCCTTCGCCAACAACGCGGTGACGGCGCCGACATTCACCGCGACATCCTGCTGGGCGAGATCCTGGCCGGCGTCGATGCCGGGCCGCTGACCGGTTTCACCGAGCGCACCAAAGACACCGACGCGCAGCCGTTGACCGGCTACGGCCTGGCCTTTCACGTTGATGACGTGGCCCGTATCGGCGCCGCCCTGCCCGACCTGGCCAGGAACGGAACACTGTTTCCGGAAGACACCTATAACGAACTATTTTTCCGGAATATAGAACCATCATTTGTCTGGCCCCATGGTGGCGGTGAACGCTACCGTCATGGCTGGTGGGCCTATGACTTTGGCCCCGCGCTGGGTTGCTCGACGCCCAGCTGGGTGCCGTTCATGGCCGGTTATGGCGGCATCACCTGGGCCTTCCTGCCCAACCAGATGGTCTACTACCACTTTACAGACAATGGCTTCACGCCCTGGAAACAGGCCGTCCTGCAAGCTCACAAAGCACGTAAACTCTGCGATTAA
- a CDS encoding MFS transporter, whose protein sequence is MINKLSRNSFTSRIGLAFLATAGLFYVNIMPAIIDGLIEALDFSNRQAGAVGSANMYGAAFGALLIVFLVRRLNWRVASLAFLLTLIVIDLLSIGISQPTALVAMRFVHGLVGGMLVGTGFAVIARTEQPDRTFGVLLFVQFGLGGLGVMLIPGLVPQFGTAVLFLSLVAFSVVTLAMLPWLPDYAVSDRPPPPITRRAAWSLPLVLTLLAIFLFQGANMGLYAFIIGLGAHYGLEQGFITQTLGASAWIGLAGAGLVIAVSDRMGYLRPLTLGIGITAIATWALLYSDVPAIWIASNMAIGVTWAFTISYLLGLASRFDSHGQMAALAGFASKMGLASGPMLIAFLLGEDRYALVIGVSALALVAAMATTWIPARARDRAAD, encoded by the coding sequence ATGATAAATAAACTTTCAAGAAATAGCTTTACATCTAGGATCGGCCTTGCCTTCCTCGCCACCGCCGGTCTTTTCTACGTCAACATCATGCCGGCGATCATCGATGGGCTGATCGAGGCCCTGGACTTCAGCAACCGCCAGGCCGGCGCGGTGGGCTCCGCCAACATGTACGGCGCCGCCTTCGGCGCGCTGTTGATCGTGTTCCTGGTGCGGCGGCTGAACTGGCGGGTGGCCTCGCTGGCCTTCCTGTTGACGCTGATCGTCATCGACCTGCTGTCCATCGGTATCAGCCAGCCCACCGCGCTGGTCGCGATGCGGTTCGTCCACGGGCTGGTGGGCGGCATGCTGGTGGGCACGGGTTTCGCGGTCATCGCGCGCACCGAGCAGCCGGACCGGACGTTTGGCGTGCTGCTGTTCGTGCAGTTCGGCCTGGGCGGGCTGGGCGTGATGCTGATACCCGGCCTTGTGCCGCAGTTCGGCACCGCGGTGCTGTTCCTGTCACTGGTGGCCTTCAGCGTGGTGACGCTGGCCATGCTGCCCTGGCTGCCCGACTACGCGGTTTCCGACCGCCCACCACCGCCCATCACCCGACGCGCGGCCTGGTCGCTGCCGCTGGTGCTGACGCTGCTGGCGATTTTCCTGTTCCAGGGCGCCAACATGGGGCTGTACGCCTTCATCATCGGCCTGGGCGCGCACTACGGCCTTGAGCAGGGCTTCATCACCCAGACGCTGGGAGCATCAGCGTGGATCGGCCTGGCAGGCGCCGGGCTGGTCATCGCCGTCAGCGACCGCATGGGCTACCTGCGACCGCTGACGCTGGGCATCGGCATCACCGCCATCGCCACCTGGGCCCTGCTCTACAGCGATGTGCCGGCCATCTGGATCGCCTCGAACATGGCCATCGGCGTGACCTGGGCCTTCACGATCTCGTACCTGCTGGGGCTGGCATCGCGTTTCGACAGTCACGGCCAGATGGCCGCGCTGGCCGGATTCGCCTCGAAGATGGGGCTGGCCTCCGGCCCCATGCTGATCGCCTTCCTGCTGGGTGAAGACCGCTACGCCCTGGTGATCGGGGTCTCCGCGCTGGCGCTGGTGGCGGCGATGGCCACCACCTGGATCCCGGCCCGGGCCAGGGACCGCGCCGCGGACTGA